The following are from one region of the Denitrobacterium detoxificans genome:
- a CDS encoding 2-oxoacid:acceptor oxidoreductase family protein has protein sequence MIEVIWHGRGGQGAFTAARLLAAGYSAPDGKHALAFPSFGPERRGAPMRAFTKLDDAPIGDRSACTRADIVAYLDDTLFDEGWDEELKPGGFALVNSVRSFDDARIVTVDADGVSQRILGRAIPNTALLAKLTCMVDGFGRDALAWSIEHYMPAKLHAKNLAVVDAVLATGEDGGNA, from the coding sequence GTGATTGAAGTCATATGGCATGGAAGGGGCGGACAGGGTGCCTTCACTGCTGCGCGCTTGCTTGCCGCGGGGTATAGCGCTCCCGATGGCAAACACGCGCTTGCCTTTCCCTCGTTCGGTCCCGAACGACGTGGCGCTCCCATGCGTGCGTTTACGAAACTTGACGATGCCCCCATTGGCGATAGGAGCGCATGCACTCGGGCCGACATCGTGGCCTACCTCGACGACACGCTCTTCGACGAGGGCTGGGACGAGGAATTGAAGCCCGGTGGTTTCGCCCTGGTCAATAGTGTGCGTTCATTTGACGATGCGCGCATCGTTACGGTTGATGCGGATGGGGTATCCCAGAGGATACTCGGCCGTGCCATTCCCAATACGGCGCTGCTGGCCAAGCTCACCTGCATGGTTGATGGGTTCGGCCGCGATGCGCTCGCCTGGTCGATTGAGCATTACATGCCCGCGAAGCTGCATGCGAAGAACCTTGCGGTTGTCGATGCCGTTTTGGCTACAGGCGAAGACGGAGGTAATGCATAA
- a CDS encoding 4Fe-4S binding protein translates to MGISSKQSGIVIPTLRQWECVPAQFDRSTCFEAGHLVERNAGWRQQRPVINADSCTSCLQCYMYCPDGAIRKTHAEEGSGQPSLFVDLDFCKGCGICVTVCRFGALAMIPEKGCDDER, encoded by the coding sequence ATGGGCATTTCTTCAAAGCAGAGCGGAATCGTCATTCCCACGCTTCGCCAATGGGAATGCGTGCCTGCGCAATTCGACCGTTCGACGTGCTTCGAGGCTGGTCATCTGGTGGAACGCAATGCCGGATGGCGTCAGCAGCGTCCGGTGATTAATGCCGACTCGTGCACCTCGTGCCTGCAATGCTACATGTACTGCCCCGATGGGGCGATTCGCAAGACCCATGCCGAAGAGGGGAGCGGCCAGCCTTCTCTCTTTGTCGACCTGGATTTCTGCAAGGGCTGCGGCATTTGCGTTACCGTGTGTCGTTTCGGGGCTCTTGCGATGATTCCCGAGAAAGGATGCGACGATGAGCGATAA
- the porA gene encoding pyruvate ferredoxin oxidoreductase: protein MSDKRFLSGDEAFAEGVRLARPQVISAYPITPQTVVVERLSEMVERGDLVAEYLHVESEHTALSAAIGAAATGARTFTATSSQGLLYMAECLTYAAGGRFPIVMMNANRATCLPWNIYGDQRDSLGLLDHGWIQVYARDAQEALDLALMAYRIAEDPRVATPVMVNLDGFALTHTYEQVHVPTQEAADAFLPPYATANRFDFEHPVNIGYSAGPAYNRYYKYRAHEDMCSALSVIDQVEAEFAATFGRTYTGAIETYACEDADFILVSLGTIAGLAEEVVRDLRAEGVKAGSVRIRYMRPFPYEALCEALSGAACVGVLEKDISFGAEGTVFTNVNSALQRAGASIPARNFVGGLGGDDISREDMHGIFASLQKVAEGGSVPLVSFLRVEDEGEVL from the coding sequence ATGAGCGATAAGCGTTTCCTTTCGGGTGACGAAGCATTCGCCGAGGGCGTGCGCCTTGCTCGGCCCCAGGTCATTTCCGCGTATCCCATTACGCCGCAGACCGTCGTGGTCGAACGTCTTTCCGAAATGGTGGAGCGTGGCGACCTGGTGGCGGAGTACCTGCACGTAGAAAGCGAGCACACGGCCCTTTCTGCGGCCATTGGTGCTGCTGCCACGGGTGCGCGTACGTTTACCGCAACGAGCAGTCAGGGCTTGCTCTACATGGCGGAATGCCTTACGTATGCTGCCGGTGGTAGGTTCCCTATTGTCATGATGAATGCGAACAGGGCAACTTGCTTGCCTTGGAATATCTATGGCGATCAGCGTGATTCGCTGGGTCTGCTCGACCATGGCTGGATTCAGGTGTACGCGCGCGATGCCCAGGAGGCGCTCGATCTTGCGCTCATGGCGTATCGAATTGCCGAAGACCCGCGCGTTGCCACGCCGGTTATGGTGAACCTCGACGGGTTTGCCCTTACGCATACATACGAGCAGGTGCATGTTCCCACGCAGGAAGCTGCTGATGCGTTCCTTCCGCCATACGCTACCGCGAATCGCTTCGATTTCGAACATCCCGTGAACATTGGGTATTCGGCGGGGCCTGCGTACAACCGCTACTACAAGTACCGCGCACATGAGGACATGTGCAGTGCGCTTTCCGTGATAGACCAGGTGGAAGCTGAGTTTGCTGCGACGTTCGGCCGTACGTACACAGGCGCCATCGAAACGTATGCTTGCGAGGATGCCGATTTCATCCTGGTTTCTCTGGGCACTATTGCCGGCCTTGCCGAAGAGGTAGTGCGCGACCTGAGGGCCGAGGGCGTGAAGGCTGGGTCCGTGCGCATCCGCTACATGAGGCCCTTCCCGTATGAGGCGCTTTGCGAAGCGCTTTCGGGTGCGGCCTGCGTGGGCGTGCTTGAAAAGGATATCTCGTTTGGCGCCGAGGGTACGGTGTTCACGAATGTGAATTCCGCGCTTCAGCGAGCAGGCGCTTCTATTCCTGCGCGCAATTTCGTGGGTGGCCTGGGTGGCGACGACATTTCCCGCGAGGATATGCATGGCATTTTCGCAAGCCTGCAGAAGGTTGCCGAGGGCGGCTCTGTTCCCCTGGTGAGCTTCCTGCGCGTGGAGGATGAAGGGGAGGTGCTCTAA
- a CDS encoding thiamine pyrophosphate-dependent enzyme — translation MAITAKTITDDEFFFGHKACAGCGGSLVLRQALKVLGPHAVAALPAGCMSAVGFNFPQLCFANNAMITPFAATAAVLSGIEAGLRAQGAKPDDCTVVGFAGDGGTADIGLQALSGAIDRNDDILYICYDNEAYMNTGIQKSSLTPFGAKTTTTPAGRNAHGCLTEKKNLFEIVAAHGIPYAATASIGYLNDFIRKVEVAKSMKGTRFIHVIAPCPTGWGCGVDETIDIAKEVVDCGLWYLAEYRGPAVSDVAGGFFKLSRNPREFAEGDAWGSVEHYLRRQARFRALSDEEIESVIQGRNATWEHLRSIAR, via the coding sequence ATGGCTATCACCGCTAAGACTATTACCGATGACGAGTTCTTCTTCGGGCACAAGGCCTGTGCTGGCTGCGGCGGTTCGCTGGTGCTGCGTCAGGCGCTCAAGGTGCTGGGCCCTCATGCCGTTGCGGCGCTTCCTGCGGGCTGCATGAGTGCCGTTGGATTCAACTTTCCCCAGCTGTGCTTTGCAAATAACGCCATGATCACGCCTTTTGCGGCAACCGCTGCCGTTCTTTCTGGCATCGAAGCGGGGCTTCGTGCTCAAGGGGCCAAGCCTGATGACTGCACGGTCGTGGGCTTTGCAGGCGATGGTGGCACGGCCGATATCGGCTTGCAGGCGCTTTCGGGTGCCATCGATCGAAACGACGACATCCTGTACATCTGTTACGACAACGAAGCGTATATGAATACGGGCATTCAAAAGAGCTCGCTTACGCCCTTTGGCGCCAAGACCACTACCACGCCCGCTGGTCGCAATGCGCATGGTTGCCTTACGGAAAAGAAGAACCTGTTCGAGATCGTTGCCGCGCATGGCATTCCCTATGCAGCTACCGCGAGCATTGGCTATCTCAATGACTTTATTCGCAAGGTCGAGGTGGCGAAGTCGATGAAGGGCACGCGCTTCATCCACGTGATTGCCCCTTGCCCAACAGGCTGGGGCTGCGGCGTCGACGAGACCATCGACATTGCCAAGGAAGTGGTAGATTGCGGTCTCTGGTATCTGGCGGAATATCGTGGGCCTGCCGTGAGCGACGTTGCGGGCGGTTTCTTCAAGCTTTCGCGTAATCCGCGTGAGTTTGCCGAGGGCGATGCTTGGGGGAGCGTGGAACATTATCTACGCCGTCAGGCGCGCTTCCGCGCCCTGAGCGACGAGGAGATAGAATCCGTTATCCAGGGTCGTAATGCCACCTGGGAGCACCTTCGCTCCATTGCCCGGTAG
- a CDS encoding mechanosensitive ion channel family protein has product MLEALQNFQTEFPLLNTILTGAAILFATWVIERIVRRIIMHIGRNDNIDLPAGSIFANIARVALWLFGLIIVAKVCFGYDLTAFIAALGVGGIALSLGLQDTIANLFGGLQITLGRIVDPGDYFYVDNAVARVTDVSWRHTTLVDATGSTYIVPNSVMYKNKLVEAGEFGLVNVPIILDPTTNLDEFTEKVKEALSETFTETLGPLGIRVLMNGMSLGGLSGTVTVDIQRDAYSNAVAANMISRAIDPLLKQYGTKAYSMQ; this is encoded by the coding sequence GTGCTCGAAGCGCTTCAGAACTTCCAAACCGAATTCCCCCTCCTCAATACCATCCTCACGGGTGCGGCTATATTGTTTGCCACCTGGGTCATCGAACGAATCGTGCGACGCATCATCATGCACATTGGCCGCAACGACAACATCGACTTGCCCGCAGGATCCATCTTCGCGAACATCGCACGTGTGGCGCTGTGGCTATTCGGCCTAATCATCGTTGCAAAAGTCTGCTTCGGCTATGACCTTACGGCATTCATCGCAGCCCTGGGCGTTGGAGGCATCGCCCTTTCGCTGGGCCTGCAAGACACCATTGCTAACCTCTTTGGTGGCCTGCAGATCACCCTTGGGCGCATCGTCGATCCTGGCGACTACTTCTACGTAGACAACGCCGTCGCGCGCGTAACCGACGTATCGTGGCGCCACACCACTCTCGTCGACGCCACGGGCAGCACCTACATCGTTCCGAATTCCGTCATGTACAAGAACAAGCTCGTAGAGGCGGGAGAATTCGGGCTGGTCAACGTACCGATCATTCTCGACCCCACGACTAACCTCGACGAATTCACCGAGAAGGTGAAGGAAGCCCTATCCGAAACCTTCACCGAAACCTTGGGCCCATTGGGCATTCGCGTGCTCATGAATGGCATGTCCCTAGGCGGGCTTTCGGGCACCGTCACCGTGGACATCCAACGCGATGCCTACAGCAATGCGGTGGCAGCGAACATGATCTCACGCGCGATTGACCCACTGCTCAAGCAGTACGGAACGAAGGCATATTCGATGCAGTAA
- a CDS encoding glycosyltransferase family 2 protein: MSEFTARDIDGSVAVLIPCYNEAVTIAKVIDDFKRELPEADIYVYDNNSSDGTGDIAREHGAIVRTETRQGKGNVVRQMIREIDADYYIMVDGDDTYPAEAAASLIEPLVNERADMTVGDRLSNGSYGEENDRAFHGLGNNLVRWLIKVIYGFEFHDVMTGYRAFNRVFAKTMPVISPAFEIETELSIHAVDKRWRVVEVPIDYRDRPEGSYSKLSTFGDGWKVLKCIGQLFKDYRPLALFGWLALILVIIGLIVGIPVIGEFNSTGQVPRLPSAIVAVAFVGAGMLSFSCGLILDTSVNNHRKDYEMSVIEAYRRYGKKSEK, translated from the coding sequence GTGTCTGAATTTACAGCACGCGATATCGATGGCTCGGTAGCCGTCCTTATCCCTTGCTACAATGAAGCGGTAACGATTGCTAAGGTTATCGACGATTTCAAACGCGAGCTTCCCGAAGCCGATATCTACGTCTACGACAACAACTCCTCCGATGGCACGGGCGACATCGCCCGCGAGCACGGGGCTATCGTCCGCACCGAAACGCGACAGGGCAAGGGCAATGTCGTTCGTCAGATGATTCGCGAAATCGACGCCGATTACTACATCATGGTCGATGGCGACGATACGTACCCCGCAGAGGCAGCTGCCTCGCTCATCGAGCCCCTGGTGAACGAACGCGCCGACATGACCGTTGGCGACCGTCTTTCCAACGGCAGCTACGGCGAGGAAAACGACCGTGCGTTCCATGGCCTGGGCAACAACCTGGTCCGTTGGCTCATCAAGGTTATCTACGGCTTCGAATTCCACGACGTCATGACGGGCTACCGCGCATTCAACCGCGTGTTCGCGAAGACCATGCCGGTTATCAGCCCCGCATTCGAAATCGAAACCGAACTCTCCATCCACGCCGTCGACAAGCGTTGGCGTGTCGTGGAAGTGCCCATCGACTACCGCGATCGCCCCGAAGGCAGCTACAGCAAGCTTTCCACGTTTGGCGATGGCTGGAAGGTGCTCAAGTGCATCGGTCAACTGTTCAAGGACTACCGTCCGCTGGCCCTGTTCGGTTGGCTTGCCCTCATCCTGGTAATCATCGGCCTGATCGTAGGCATTCCGGTTATCGGCGAATTCAACTCCACGGGCCAAGTGCCCAGGCTCCCATCGGCCATCGTGGCCGTGGCCTTCGTTGGCGCGGGCATGCTCAGCTTCAGCTGCGGCCTCATCCTCGACACCTCGGTGAACAATCACCGCAAGGATTACGAGATGTCGGTCATCGAAGCATACCGACGCTACGGAAAGAAATCCGAGAAATAA
- a CDS encoding ABC-F family ATP-binding cassette domain-containing protein produces MSVLLTCKDVHLDYPTKEIFRGVTLGVNTGDRIGIVGLNGHGKSTLLNVLSGSVAPDSGQVIATSNATIGVLRQHDEFNDEDVVRDILASTETRAYTWEADRTTRGIVEELLGDVSLDSNVGSLSGGQRRRVDLARLLIGDWNVLMLDEPTNHLDIGAIHWLANHLSTRWAAGDGALLVVTHDRWFLDEACQSMWEVHDGMVSPFEGGYSAYIMQRVERDRLEALAKQKRANQLRKELAFLSRGAQARRSKPKFHVEAAQALIADEPPVRNPIELKQMATARLGKQVLELNDVCVDRGGKRVLNEITWNIGPGDRIGILGENGVGKSTLLNVLNGRLRPTLGHIKIGRTVKFATLTQNLDELRPIEDDVVRVVLSRYKTYYKVDGRNLSPSAMLERLGFSRDELNARVKDLSGGQRRRFQLLLILLDEPNVLVLDEPGNDLDTDMLAITEDLLDTWPGTLIVVSHDRYFIERVTDDQYAILGGRVFHVPGGVDEYLKRLEREKSMAATAESKPAAPHQQKEATAGFSNAELREMKKQLRSLERKMNTQQSKVDKKKAELQECDPFDYAALGAIQQEIQQAQDNLDALELEWLELSEKLEG; encoded by the coding sequence GTGTCCGTTCTGCTCACCTGCAAAGACGTCCATCTCGACTACCCCACGAAGGAAATATTCCGAGGGGTCACGCTCGGCGTGAACACGGGCGACCGCATCGGCATCGTTGGCTTGAACGGCCACGGGAAGTCTACCCTGCTCAACGTGCTGTCCGGAAGCGTTGCGCCCGATTCGGGTCAGGTCATCGCAACGAGCAACGCCACCATAGGCGTCTTGCGTCAGCACGACGAATTCAACGACGAAGACGTGGTACGCGACATCCTGGCGTCAACCGAGACCAGGGCCTACACCTGGGAGGCAGACCGCACGACGCGCGGAATCGTAGAAGAGCTGCTCGGTGACGTAAGCCTCGACAGCAACGTGGGAAGCCTATCGGGCGGACAGCGCAGGCGCGTGGACCTCGCTCGCCTGCTCATCGGCGACTGGAACGTGCTCATGCTTGACGAGCCCACGAACCATCTGGACATCGGCGCCATTCACTGGCTGGCGAATCACCTGTCCACACGCTGGGCCGCAGGCGACGGCGCCCTTCTCGTGGTGACGCACGATCGCTGGTTCCTCGATGAGGCCTGCCAGAGCATGTGGGAAGTGCATGACGGAATGGTAAGCCCCTTCGAAGGCGGCTACTCCGCATACATCATGCAGCGCGTGGAACGCGACAGGCTCGAAGCGCTCGCCAAGCAGAAGCGCGCAAACCAGCTCCGCAAAGAGCTGGCATTTCTCTCGCGCGGCGCCCAGGCACGACGCAGCAAGCCTAAATTCCACGTTGAAGCCGCGCAGGCCCTCATCGCTGACGAACCGCCCGTACGGAACCCCATCGAGCTGAAGCAAATGGCCACCGCGCGCTTAGGCAAGCAAGTGCTCGAACTCAACGACGTATGCGTCGACCGCGGGGGCAAACGCGTGCTGAACGAAATCACGTGGAACATTGGCCCTGGCGATCGCATTGGCATCCTGGGTGAAAACGGCGTTGGAAAGTCCACGCTGCTGAACGTGCTCAATGGCAGGCTGCGCCCCACGCTCGGCCACATCAAGATTGGCCGCACGGTAAAGTTCGCCACGCTCACGCAGAACCTCGACGAGCTTCGACCCATCGAAGACGACGTCGTTCGCGTGGTTCTGTCGCGATACAAAACGTACTACAAGGTCGACGGCAGAAACCTCAGCCCCTCGGCCATGCTCGAGCGCCTGGGCTTTTCCCGCGACGAGCTCAACGCACGCGTGAAGGACCTTTCCGGCGGGCAGCGTCGTCGCTTCCAGCTGCTGCTCATCCTGCTCGATGAGCCAAACGTCCTGGTCCTCGACGAGCCGGGCAACGATTTGGACACCGATATGCTTGCCATCACAGAAGACCTACTCGACACCTGGCCGGGCACGCTCATCGTGGTCAGCCACGACCGCTATTTCATCGAGCGCGTCACCGATGACCAGTACGCCATCTTGGGCGGACGGGTCTTCCACGTACCAGGCGGCGTCGACGAATACCTGAAGCGCCTGGAACGCGAGAAGAGCATGGCTGCAACGGCCGAGAGCAAACCCGCTGCCCCGCATCAGCAGAAGGAAGCCACGGCAGGGTTCTCCAATGCCGAGCTGCGCGAGATGAAGAAGCAGCTCCGCAGCCTAGAACGTAAAATGAACACCCAGCAGAGCAAGGTAGACAAGAAGAAGGCCGAATTGCAGGAATGCGACCCATTCGACTACGCCGCACTCGGGGCGATTCAGCAGGAAATCCAGCAAGCGCAAGACAACCTGGACGCCCTCGAGCTGGAATGGCTCGAGCTCTCCGAGAAGCTCGAAGGATAA
- a CDS encoding 6-pyruvoyl trahydropterin synthase family protein yields the protein MYGLKTESCFDSAHFLSDYYGKCENLHGHRWKVVAYLRQPSLRTQGTMRDMVVDFGEFKKAVRELTEAFDHTFLVEEGTLSDATIEALRGEGFAPTIVPFRTTAENLARHFYDSLAAKGFPVSQIDCYETPLNCASYFGEGE from the coding sequence ATGTACGGTTTGAAAACCGAGAGCTGCTTCGATAGCGCTCATTTTCTATCTGATTACTATGGCAAGTGCGAAAACCTTCATGGCCATCGCTGGAAGGTGGTCGCCTACCTGCGTCAGCCCAGCTTGCGCACTCAGGGAACCATGCGCGATATGGTGGTCGACTTTGGCGAGTTCAAGAAGGCCGTCCGCGAGCTTACCGAGGCGTTCGACCATACGTTTCTCGTGGAAGAGGGCACGCTGTCCGATGCCACCATCGAGGCGCTGCGTGGCGAAGGCTTCGCCCCTACCATCGTTCCGTTTCGCACTACGGCTGAAAACCTGGCACGTCATTTCTACGATAGCCTTGCTGCCAAGGGATTTCCCGTCTCGCAAATTGATTGCTACGAGACGCCGCTGAACTGCGCGTCGTATTTCGGAGAAGGGGAGTAG
- the rnhA gene encoding ribonuclease HI — MRVQLYCDGGCRGNQNDRNVGGWGAYLIWGDHTKELWDGEVNTTNNKMELMGCIQGLRAIKNKNVGVDVYMDSAYVYNGITSWIYGWMKKGWKNSKKEPVANKDLWLELLAEKKQFSDITFNKVKGHADNAGNNKADELANRAMDELS, encoded by the coding sequence GTGAGGGTTCAGCTGTACTGCGACGGCGGATGCCGCGGAAACCAGAACGACCGCAACGTAGGCGGATGGGGCGCCTACCTTATCTGGGGCGACCATACCAAGGAACTGTGGGATGGCGAGGTTAACACCACCAATAACAAGATGGAGCTCATGGGCTGCATCCAGGGGCTGCGCGCCATCAAGAACAAGAACGTGGGCGTCGACGTCTACATGGATAGCGCCTACGTATACAACGGCATTACCAGCTGGATCTATGGCTGGATGAAGAAGGGCTGGAAGAATTCAAAGAAGGAGCCGGTTGCCAATAAGGATCTGTGGCTCGAACTCCTGGCCGAGAAGAAGCAGTTTTCGGATATCACGTTCAACAAGGTCAAGGGCCATGCCGATAACGCTGGTAACAACAAGGCCGACGAGCTTGCCAATCGCGCTATGGACGAGCTTTCGTAG
- a CDS encoding sodium-dependent transporter: MAEQLIGESAPRERFGSRLGFILISAGCAIGLGNVWRFPYITGEYGGAAFVLLYLIFLVILGLPVMVMEFAVGRASQKSSAKAFDVLAPKKKWGWFGWWGYLGCMLLMMFYTTVGGWMVSYVAKMASGEFNGLSAEGVGLAFEATLADPGQQVAWMLVAILLGFFVVSLGLQKGVERITKFMMGALLIIMVALAIRAVTLPGAEAGLAFYLVPDFGKLMATPETFLDAVFAAMGQAFFTLSLGISAMEVFGSYLGKERSLTGEAVRIVGLDTFVAIVAGLIIFPACFAFGVNPGQGPSLVFVTLPTIFGEMPLGQLWGALFFVFMSFAALSTIIAVFENLISFGMDRWNWTRTQAVAYTAIMVTVLSIPCALGFNLWAGVTVPGIGDIQSIEDFIVSNNLLPLGSLLYVVFCVSKFGWGWDNFVAEADAGEGMHFPRWARLWLTWGVPALILVIWVSGYVPKFMLWFGLS, translated from the coding sequence ATGGCGGAACAACTTATTGGTGAAAGCGCCCCGCGCGAACGCTTTGGCTCGCGTTTGGGCTTTATTCTCATTTCTGCGGGATGTGCGATCGGCCTGGGCAATGTATGGCGCTTTCCGTATATCACGGGCGAGTATGGTGGTGCGGCGTTCGTTCTGCTGTACTTGATCTTCCTGGTTATTCTGGGTCTACCGGTCATGGTGATGGAATTTGCCGTGGGCCGTGCCAGCCAGAAGAGCTCGGCGAAGGCCTTCGACGTGCTTGCCCCGAAGAAGAAGTGGGGCTGGTTCGGCTGGTGGGGCTACCTTGGCTGCATGCTCCTCATGATGTTCTACACCACGGTGGGTGGTTGGATGGTCAGCTACGTTGCCAAGATGGCATCGGGCGAGTTCAACGGCCTTTCCGCCGAGGGCGTGGGGCTTGCGTTCGAGGCTACCCTTGCCGACCCCGGCCAGCAGGTTGCCTGGATGCTCGTTGCCATCCTGCTTGGGTTCTTCGTCGTTAGCCTTGGTCTGCAGAAGGGCGTCGAGCGCATTACGAAGTTCATGATGGGCGCGCTCCTGATCATCATGGTTGCGCTGGCCATTCGCGCCGTAACGCTTCCTGGTGCCGAAGCGGGCCTCGCATTCTATCTGGTTCCGGATTTCGGCAAGCTCATGGCCACCCCCGAAACCTTCCTCGATGCCGTCTTCGCCGCAATGGGCCAGGCGTTCTTCACGCTTTCCCTGGGCATTTCCGCTATGGAGGTGTTCGGTAGCTACCTGGGCAAGGAACGCAGCCTTACGGGCGAGGCCGTGCGCATTGTTGGGCTCGACACCTTTGTGGCCATCGTTGCGGGCCTCATCATCTTTCCCGCATGCTTTGCCTTTGGCGTGAACCCCGGCCAGGGTCCGTCGTTGGTGTTCGTGACCCTGCCCACGATCTTCGGTGAAATGCCCTTGGGTCAGCTGTGGGGAGCGCTCTTCTTCGTGTTCATGAGCTTCGCGGCTTTGTCTACTATCATCGCCGTGTTCGAGAATCTCATCAGCTTTGGCATGGATCGCTGGAACTGGACGCGCACGCAGGCGGTTGCCTATACCGCCATCATGGTCACCGTTCTGAGCATTCCCTGCGCGCTTGGCTTCAATCTGTGGGCTGGCGTTACCGTTCCCGGTATTGGCGATATCCAGTCGATCGAGGACTTCATCGTCTCGAATAACCTTCTGCCCCTTGGCAGCCTGCTCTACGTCGTCTTTTGCGTTTCGAAGTTCGGATGGGGCTGGGATAATTTCGTTGCCGAGGCCGATGCGGGCGAGGGCATGCATTTCCCCCGGTGGGCGCGTTTGTGGCTCACGTGGGGCGTTCCCGCGCTCATTCTGGTTATCTGGGTTTCGGGGTACGTGCCGAAATTTATGCTTTGGTTCGGTCTTTCGTAG
- a CDS encoding nitroreductase family protein: MELIEAVEQRHSVRSYTERPIDTKTLDILQEQIEKANQEGDLRFQLVRNNPVAFKGVLAKYGHFENVHTYICCVGKKEPNIEQRIGYYGQRIVLNARAMGIDSCWVAGTYNKRNAACAIFKGEKLYCVIALGYGKTHGSPRKSKPVEKCYQLGKGVDAAPEWFVSAMNAAMLAPTAMNRQDFVITLEPGNVVKVNPTSRGSLPKIDIGIVKCNFEIGAGDTRFAWSCS; the protein is encoded by the coding sequence ATGGAACTCATAGAAGCAGTCGAACAGCGCCACTCCGTGCGATCCTACACAGAGCGGCCCATCGACACCAAAACACTCGACATCCTGCAAGAGCAGATTGAAAAGGCGAACCAAGAGGGCGACCTCCGTTTTCAGCTCGTACGCAACAATCCCGTAGCCTTCAAGGGAGTGCTCGCCAAATACGGACACTTCGAAAACGTGCACACATATATATGTTGCGTCGGAAAGAAAGAACCAAACATCGAACAGCGCATTGGGTACTATGGCCAGCGCATCGTCCTAAACGCACGCGCGATGGGCATAGACAGCTGCTGGGTTGCGGGAACATACAACAAGCGAAATGCCGCTTGCGCCATCTTCAAGGGCGAAAAGCTTTATTGCGTCATCGCGCTGGGATACGGCAAAACGCACGGATCGCCTCGCAAAAGCAAGCCAGTGGAAAAGTGCTACCAGCTAGGCAAAGGCGTAGACGCCGCACCAGAATGGTTCGTATCCGCCATGAACGCAGCCATGCTCGCGCCCACCGCAATGAACCGCCAGGATTTCGTCATCACGCTCGAGCCAGGTAACGTGGTAAAGGTAAACCCCACGTCGCGCGGCTCGCTCCCAAAGATCGACATCGGCATCGTGAAGTGCAATTTCGAAATTGGCGCAGGAGATACGCGATTTGCCTGGAGCTGTTCGTAA